In Archangium violaceum, the following are encoded in one genomic region:
- a CDS encoding fibronectin type III domain-containing protein yields MLLCRLRTAVLMGLLSLMVFSSTALAQTVNCTGYPAWNSTTIYNPGDRVVYQGNLYEALVAIWTADPVWGTASGWYKLVGPCGTGGGDTTAPSQVSGLRSTGTTSSQVSLAWNAATDNVGVTGYIVFRNGTQVGTPTGTTYTDTGLAASTAYSYTVKARDAAGNQSVASSALSVTTASASDTTAPSVPAGLTAPSKTASSVSLSWTASTDNVSVTGYIVFRNGTQVGTSTATAYTDTGLAASTAYSYTVKARDAAGNQSAASSALSVTTSPSDGGNTDTSWHPSYLAIGTVFEPFTGTDGFFTKVNPYFPSGKRINYGYLYLNGGSQFSEWHSRADRLARKSKEQGMTPIYVVYGIGGNTDSASVVWGNIQSSAFLSQYFQGLRDVGQTATSILGTGRVGYLIEPDTLGYIQQQYASQYGDDPSRMPAATYAAYDSGVLQRGVDPDFPNTLTGLVQSINYTLRKYTPKAFLGWQLNLWAAPGAPGTGIIHSTEVYGFEAGKTRIQDNARANATFAMKAGVKYGNAEFISIDKYGLDGAGANGANPNDPATSLWFWNADLWNNYLLFARTLKETLSLPVVLWQVPAGHINGTKHPSPTAYNSSGTFPDLNNSVQHYEESASPYLFGDSFTLSGNRLSYFSKNVWNDPKVSVSGSTVTWGSHMQEAANAGVVAILMGAGVGVSTRAIPQPGSYPESEPTENYYWITRVQQYLANPTPLP; encoded by the coding sequence ATGCTCCTGTGTCGCTTGCGGACCGCGGTCCTGATGGGCCTGCTGTCCCTCATGGTCTTCTCTTCCACGGCCCTGGCGCAGACCGTGAACTGCACCGGATATCCCGCGTGGAACTCCACCACCATCTACAACCCGGGGGATCGGGTCGTCTATCAGGGCAATCTGTACGAGGCGCTGGTGGCCATCTGGACGGCGGATCCCGTCTGGGGCACCGCCAGTGGTTGGTACAAGCTGGTTGGCCCCTGTGGCACCGGTGGCGGTGACACCACGGCGCCCTCGCAGGTGTCGGGACTGCGCTCCACCGGCACCACCAGCTCGCAGGTGAGCCTGGCGTGGAACGCGGCGACCGACAACGTCGGCGTCACCGGCTACATCGTGTTCCGCAATGGCACGCAGGTGGGCACGCCGACGGGCACGACCTATACGGACACGGGCCTCGCGGCGAGCACCGCGTACAGCTACACCGTGAAGGCGCGCGATGCCGCGGGCAACCAGTCGGTGGCGAGCAGCGCCCTCTCGGTCACCACGGCGTCCGCCAGTGACACCACCGCGCCGAGCGTCCCCGCGGGCCTCACCGCGCCCTCGAAGACGGCCTCGTCCGTGTCGCTCTCGTGGACGGCGTCGACGGACAACGTCAGCGTGACGGGCTACATCGTGTTCCGCAATGGCACGCAGGTCGGTACTTCGACGGCCACGGCCTATACGGACACGGGCCTCGCGGCGAGCACCGCGTACAGCTACACCGTGAAGGCGCGCGATGCCGCGGGCAACCAGTCGGCGGCGAGCAGCGCCCTGTCGGTCACCACGTCGCCTTCCGACGGTGGCAACACCGACACCTCCTGGCACCCGTCCTACCTCGCGATCGGCACCGTCTTCGAGCCCTTCACCGGGACCGATGGCTTCTTCACCAAGGTGAATCCGTACTTCCCCTCGGGCAAGCGCATCAACTACGGCTACCTGTACCTCAACGGCGGCTCCCAGTTCAGCGAGTGGCACAGCCGCGCGGATCGCCTCGCCCGGAAGAGCAAGGAGCAGGGCATGACGCCGATCTACGTGGTGTATGGGATTGGCGGCAACACCGACAGCGCGTCGGTCGTGTGGGGCAACATCCAGAGCTCCGCCTTCCTCTCGCAGTACTTCCAGGGGCTGCGCGACGTGGGCCAGACCGCCACGTCGATCCTCGGCACGGGCCGGGTCGGCTACCTCATCGAGCCCGATACCCTCGGCTACATCCAGCAGCAGTACGCGTCGCAGTATGGCGATGACCCGTCGCGCATGCCCGCCGCCACCTATGCCGCGTATGACTCCGGCGTGCTCCAGCGCGGCGTGGATCCGGACTTCCCGAACACGCTGACCGGGCTCGTCCAGAGCATCAACTACACCCTGCGCAAGTACACCCCGAAGGCCTTCCTCGGCTGGCAGCTCAACCTCTGGGCCGCTCCGGGCGCTCCCGGCACCGGCATCATCCACTCGACCGAAGTGTATGGCTTCGAGGCCGGCAAGACCCGCATCCAGGACAACGCGCGGGCCAACGCGACCTTCGCCATGAAGGCCGGCGTCAAGTACGGCAACGCCGAGTTCATCTCCATCGACAAGTACGGCCTGGATGGCGCTGGCGCGAACGGCGCGAACCCGAATGATCCGGCGACCTCGCTGTGGTTCTGGAACGCGGACCTCTGGAACAACTACCTGCTGTTCGCCAGGACGCTGAAGGAGACGCTCTCCCTGCCCGTCGTGCTGTGGCAGGTCCCCGCCGGGCATATCAACGGCACGAAGCACCCCAGCCCCACGGCCTACAACTCCTCCGGCACGTTCCCGGACCTGAACAACTCCGTGCAGCACTACGAGGAGTCCGCGTCCCCCTACCTGTTCGGTGACAGCTTCACGCTCTCGGGCAACAGGCTGAGCTACTTCTCGAAGAACGTGTGGAACGATCCCAAGGTCTCGGTGAGCGGGAGCACGGTCACCTGGGGCTCCCACATGCAGGAGGCCGCCAACGCGGGCGTCGTCGCCATCCTCATGGGCGCGGGCGTCGGTGTGAGCACCCGCGCCATCCCGCAGCCGGGCAGCTACCCGGAGAGCGAGCCGACCGAGAACTACTACTGGATCACCCGCGTCCAGCAGTACCTGGCCAACCCGACGCCGCTGCCCTGA
- a CDS encoding alkaline phosphatase family protein, with translation MAALDEIRTIVILMMENRSFDHMLGHLSLEDPKWDVDGLREPDTNPRYANVFQHRIHRPFLIDNEASVIRDPPHSRHLVDVQMARSPSGKKYRMSGFVQAYFEYTQHQAEHPPPMGYFDSRGAWMTSFLAKEYCVCDRWFTPLPSDTQPNRSMAFTGTTLIEDTGSRLIPHREHVFDWLNKRGIRWRVYHDGPPFFLLFGRFHELVGMKYRPISELARDLQREDPDEAPQVIFIEPRYFDFFWSDVPANCNHPLALVGNGELFLHQVYTALTSNADKWARTLFLHTYDEHGGFFDHVPPLPIENPAPAGAEFTIGFKTTGPRVPGLIVSPWVQPGKAFHGNLDHTSMLQLLAEKFGSGPEDYSASVNHRRAQGIRSISEALSDAPMLRSIPTRAPRPGPLAPSMKRQPRSSNERAFQQAALELLKHEGPIATSAKYPDLVGAPLTPDAHP, from the coding sequence ATGGCCGCGCTCGACGAGATCCGGACGATTGTCATCCTGATGATGGAGAACCGGTCCTTCGACCACATGCTCGGGCATCTGTCGCTGGAGGACCCGAAGTGGGACGTGGACGGGCTGCGAGAGCCCGACACGAATCCGCGCTACGCCAACGTCTTCCAGCACCGCATCCACCGGCCCTTCCTGATCGATAACGAGGCATCGGTCATCCGGGATCCACCGCACAGCCGGCACCTGGTGGACGTGCAGATGGCGAGGAGCCCCAGCGGGAAGAAGTACCGCATGTCGGGCTTCGTCCAGGCGTACTTCGAGTACACCCAGCATCAGGCGGAGCATCCACCCCCGATGGGGTACTTCGATTCGCGAGGGGCCTGGATGACGTCCTTCCTGGCGAAGGAGTACTGCGTCTGCGATCGCTGGTTCACCCCCCTGCCATCGGACACGCAGCCCAACCGCAGCATGGCCTTCACGGGAACCACGCTGATCGAAGACACGGGGTCTCGGCTCATTCCGCACCGGGAGCATGTCTTCGACTGGCTGAACAAGCGGGGCATCCGGTGGCGCGTCTATCATGACGGGCCTCCCTTCTTCCTGCTGTTCGGGAGGTTCCACGAGCTGGTGGGGATGAAGTACCGCCCCATCAGCGAGCTCGCGCGCGACCTCCAACGCGAGGACCCGGACGAGGCGCCGCAGGTCATCTTCATCGAGCCGCGCTACTTCGACTTCTTCTGGTCGGACGTGCCGGCCAACTGCAACCATCCACTCGCCCTCGTTGGCAATGGCGAGCTGTTCCTGCACCAGGTGTATACGGCGCTCACGAGCAACGCGGACAAGTGGGCGCGGACGCTGTTCCTCCACACCTACGACGAGCACGGCGGCTTCTTCGATCATGTCCCGCCGCTGCCCATCGAGAACCCGGCCCCCGCGGGAGCGGAGTTCACGATAGGGTTCAAGACGACGGGGCCACGGGTGCCCGGGTTGATCGTCTCCCCCTGGGTGCAACCGGGAAAGGCCTTCCACGGCAATCTCGACCACACGTCGATGCTGCAACTGCTGGCGGAGAAGTTCGGGTCGGGCCCGGAGGACTACTCGGCCTCGGTCAACCACCGGAGGGCACAGGGCATCCGGAGCATCTCCGAGGCGCTCTCCGACGCGCCGATGCTCCGGTCCATTCCCACCCGTGCGCCACGACCGGGTCCGCTCGCGCCCTCGATGAAGCGGCAGCCCCGGTCGTCCAACGAGCGTGCCTTCCAGCAGGCCGCCCTGGAGCTGCTGAAGCACGAGGGACCCATCGCGACGTCGGCGAAGTACCCGGATCTGGTGGGGGCGCCGCTAACGCCTGACGCGCATCCCTGA